In a genomic window of Streptomyces noursei ATCC 11455:
- the ychF gene encoding redox-regulated ATPase YchF encodes MSLTIGIVGLPNVGKSTLFNALTKNDVLAANYPFATIEPNVGVVGVPDARLTKLAEIFGSARVLPATVDFVDIAGIVRGASEGEGLGNKFLANIRESDAICQVIRAFKDENVVHVDGKVSPKSDIETINTELILADLQTIEKVLPRLQKESRIKKDVAPKVKAVEEVKAILEEGRTLFAAGYVQGTEKTELLHDLHLLTTKPFLYVFNVDEEELTDEDFKNEQRALVAPAEAIFLNAKLEADLAELDDEEALELLQSVGQEEPGLATLARVGFDTLGLQTYLTAGPKESRAWTIKKGATAPEAAGVIHTDFQKGFIKAEVVSFADLVETGSVAEARSAGKARMEGKEYIMQDGDVVEFRFNV; translated from the coding sequence GTGTCGCTCACGATCGGAATCGTCGGTCTGCCCAATGTCGGCAAGTCGACCCTGTTCAACGCCCTGACCAAGAACGACGTGCTGGCGGCCAACTACCCGTTCGCCACCATCGAGCCGAACGTCGGCGTGGTCGGCGTCCCCGATGCCCGCCTCACCAAGCTCGCCGAGATCTTCGGCTCCGCGCGGGTGCTGCCCGCCACCGTCGACTTCGTCGACATCGCCGGCATCGTCCGGGGCGCCTCCGAGGGCGAGGGCCTGGGCAACAAGTTCCTCGCCAACATCCGCGAGTCCGACGCGATCTGCCAGGTCATCCGCGCCTTCAAGGACGAGAACGTCGTCCACGTCGACGGCAAGGTCTCGCCCAAGAGCGACATCGAGACCATCAACACCGAGCTGATCCTCGCCGACCTCCAGACCATCGAGAAGGTGCTGCCGCGCCTCCAGAAGGAGTCGCGGATCAAGAAGGACGTGGCCCCCAAGGTCAAGGCCGTCGAGGAGGTCAAGGCCATCCTGGAGGAGGGCCGCACCCTCTTCGCCGCCGGCTACGTCCAGGGCACGGAGAAGACCGAGCTGCTGCACGACCTGCACCTCCTCACCACCAAGCCCTTCCTCTACGTCTTCAACGTCGACGAGGAAGAGCTCACCGACGAGGACTTCAAGAACGAGCAGCGGGCCCTGGTCGCCCCCGCCGAGGCGATCTTCCTCAACGCCAAGCTGGAGGCCGACCTCGCCGAGCTGGACGACGAGGAGGCCCTGGAACTCCTGCAGTCCGTCGGCCAGGAGGAGCCCGGCCTGGCCACCCTCGCCCGCGTCGGCTTCGACACCCTGGGGCTGCAGACGTACCTGACCGCCGGTCCCAAGGAGAGCCGCGCCTGGACGATCAAGAAGGGCGCCACCGCCCCCGAGGCCGCCGGAGTCATCCACACCGACTTCCAGAAGGGCTTCATCAAGGCCGAGGTCGTCTCCTTCGCCGACCTGGTCGAGACCGGCTCCGTCGCCGAAGCCCGCTCCGCCGGCAAGGCCCGCATGGAGGGCAAGGAATACATCATGCAGGACGGGGACGTGGTGGAGTTCCGCTTCAATGTGTGA
- a CDS encoding APC family permease, protein MPGMDGATVGERAHDDTGALRRTLSFRDLVVYGLLFIAPMAPVGIFGTLQATSHGAITAVYVVATVAMAFTAYSYAQMVRVVPKAGSVYAYARVGLGRGAGFVAGWMAMLDYLLIPAVAYLFSGIALHALVPQVHQWVWTAVAVVVTTLLNLWGVRTAAVVGFAVLALEIAVLVVFVVAAVWALAAHGAQRGWAVPLTGEGGFSLDAVLAAVSVAVLSYLGFDAIASFAEEASGGSRRVARAVVTCLVVAGVLFAVQTYLAALLAPMSAAELAARPGEQGAAFYTTVDSAVGGWLHDLVAVSKAIGAAFAALAGQAAAGRLLFAMARDRRLPGAMAKVDAGSGVPRRALLGAALVTLVAAVWAAARDDGLDRLSSIVNVGALSAFALLHASVIGWFRFRRQGAPPSVLRHVVVPLLGLAVVVAVVVEASPTAQIVGGVWLLVGLVVLAVQYARAGAGPSDA, encoded by the coding sequence ATGCCGGGTATGGACGGCGCGACCGTTGGTGAGAGGGCGCACGACGACACCGGAGCGCTGCGCCGGACGCTGTCGTTCCGGGATCTGGTCGTGTACGGGCTGCTGTTCATCGCCCCGATGGCGCCGGTGGGGATCTTCGGCACCCTCCAGGCCACGTCGCACGGCGCGATCACGGCCGTCTACGTCGTCGCCACGGTGGCGATGGCCTTCACCGCGTATTCCTATGCCCAGATGGTGCGGGTCGTCCCGAAGGCCGGCTCGGTCTACGCGTACGCCCGGGTCGGCCTGGGCCGGGGCGCGGGGTTCGTCGCCGGATGGATGGCGATGTTGGACTACCTGCTGATCCCGGCGGTGGCGTACCTGTTCTCCGGGATCGCGCTGCACGCCCTGGTGCCGCAGGTGCACCAGTGGGTGTGGACGGCGGTCGCTGTGGTGGTCACCACACTGCTGAACCTCTGGGGGGTGCGGACCGCGGCGGTGGTCGGGTTCGCGGTGCTGGCGCTGGAGATCGCGGTGCTGGTGGTCTTCGTGGTGGCGGCGGTGTGGGCGCTGGCCGCACACGGGGCGCAGCGCGGCTGGGCGGTGCCGCTGACCGGGGAGGGCGGCTTCTCGCTCGACGCGGTGCTGGCGGCGGTGTCGGTGGCGGTGCTGTCGTATCTGGGCTTCGACGCGATCGCGTCGTTCGCGGAGGAGGCTTCCGGAGGTTCGCGGCGGGTGGCGCGGGCGGTGGTGACGTGCCTGGTGGTGGCCGGGGTGCTGTTCGCGGTGCAGACGTACCTGGCGGCGCTGCTGGCCCCGATGAGCGCCGCGGAACTGGCCGCCCGTCCGGGCGAGCAGGGAGCCGCGTTCTATACGACGGTGGACTCCGCGGTGGGCGGCTGGCTGCACGACCTGGTGGCGGTGAGCAAGGCGATCGGGGCGGCGTTCGCGGCGCTGGCCGGGCAGGCCGCGGCCGGCCGGCTGCTGTTCGCGATGGCCCGGGACCGGCGGCTGCCGGGGGCGATGGCGAAGGTGGACGCGGGCAGCGGGGTGCCGCGCCGGGCGCTGCTGGGGGCGGCACTGGTGACGCTGGTGGCGGCGGTCTGGGCGGCCGCCCGGGACGACGGTCTGGACCGGCTGTCGTCGATCGTGAACGTCGGCGCGCTGAGCGCGTTCGCGCTGCTGCACGCCTCGGTGATCGGGTGGTTCCGGTTCCGCCGGCAGGGGGCGCCGCCGAGCGTGCTCCGGCATGTGGTGGTGCCGCTGCTGGGGCTGGCGGTGGTGGTCGCGGTGGTCGTCGAGGCGTCCCCGACCGCGCAGATCGTGGGCGGCGTCTGGCTGTTGGTGGGTCTGGTGGTGCTGGCGGTGCAGTACGCGAGGGCCGGCGCCGGTCCGTCCGACGCGTGA
- a CDS encoding 4-hydroxy-3-methylbut-2-enyl diphosphate reductase yields the protein MGPMSATPGPQPSRKVLLAAPRGYCAGVDRAVIAVEKALEQYGAPVYVRHEIVHNKYVVKTLEKKGAIFVEETEEVPEGNIVIFSAHGVAPVVHEEAARGKLATIDATCPLVTKVHKEAVRFANEDYDILLIGHEGHEEVIGTSGEAPEHIQLVDGPKDVANVEVRDPEKVVWLSQTTLSVDETMETVDALKGRFPNLLSPPSDDICYATQNRQIAVKQMGAHADLVIVVGSRNSSNSKRLVEVALGAGATASYLVDYAEEIDESWLEGVTTVGVTSGASVPEILVDGVLEWLAARGFDDVETITAAEESIAFSLPKELRRDLRAEAKAAVED from the coding sequence ATGGGACCCATGTCTGCTACTCCCGGTCCGCAGCCCAGCCGCAAGGTCCTCCTCGCCGCCCCGCGCGGCTACTGCGCGGGCGTGGACCGCGCCGTGATCGCCGTCGAGAAAGCCCTCGAGCAGTACGGCGCCCCGGTCTACGTGCGCCACGAGATCGTCCACAACAAGTACGTGGTGAAGACCCTGGAGAAGAAGGGCGCGATCTTCGTCGAGGAGACGGAGGAGGTGCCCGAGGGCAACATCGTCATCTTCTCCGCGCACGGCGTCGCCCCCGTCGTCCACGAGGAGGCCGCGCGCGGCAAGCTCGCCACCATCGACGCGACCTGCCCCCTGGTCACCAAGGTCCACAAGGAGGCCGTCCGCTTCGCCAACGAGGACTACGACATCCTCCTGATCGGCCACGAGGGCCATGAGGAGGTCATCGGCACCAGTGGCGAGGCCCCCGAGCACATCCAGCTCGTCGACGGCCCCAAGGACGTCGCGAACGTCGAGGTCCGCGACCCGGAAAAGGTCGTCTGGCTCTCCCAGACCACGCTCTCCGTGGACGAGACCATGGAGACCGTCGACGCCCTCAAGGGCCGCTTCCCCAACCTCCTCTCGCCGCCCAGCGACGACATCTGCTACGCCACCCAGAACCGTCAGATCGCGGTCAAGCAGATGGGCGCCCACGCCGACCTCGTCATCGTCGTCGGCTCCCGGAACTCCTCGAACTCCAAGCGCCTGGTCGAGGTCGCCCTCGGCGCCGGCGCCACCGCGTCCTACCTGGTCGACTACGCCGAGGAGATCGACGAGAGCTGGCTGGAGGGCGTGACCACGGTCGGTGTCACCTCCGGCGCCTCCGTCCCCGAGATCCTGGTCGACGGGGTCCTGGAGTGGCTGGCCGCCCGCGGCTTCGACGACGTCGAGACGATCACCGCCGCCGAGGAGTCGATCGCCTTCTCGCTGCCCAAGGAGCTCCGCCGCGACCTGCGCGCCGAGGCCAAGGCCGCCGTCGAGGACTGA
- a CDS encoding Txe/YoeB family addiction module toxin yields the protein MRLVFEDQGWEDYTSWLKNDRKMLARINKLIEDVKRDPFTGIGKPEPLKYHLPGAWSRRIDDEHRLVYLVTDKEIVILAARYHY from the coding sequence GTGAGGCTTGTCTTCGAGGATCAGGGCTGGGAGGACTACACGTCCTGGCTCAAGAACGACCGCAAGATGCTCGCTCGGATCAACAAGCTCATCGAGGACGTCAAGCGCGATCCCTTCACGGGGATCGGCAAGCCCGAGCCACTCAAGTACCACTTGCCTGGGGCATGGTCGAGGCGGATCGACGACGAACACCGCCTCGTATACCTGGTCACGGACAAAGAGATCGTGATCCTCGCGGCGCGCTATCACTACTGA
- a CDS encoding exodeoxyribonuclease VII small subunit: MAKTDDVVDEAAGGAPVDSTLGYEQARDELIEVVRRLEAGGTTLEESLALWERGEELAKVCRRWLDGARARLDAALAEGSPENGEAEQE; encoded by the coding sequence ATGGCGAAGACGGATGACGTGGTGGACGAGGCGGCCGGCGGAGCGCCGGTGGATTCCACCCTCGGCTACGAGCAGGCGCGGGACGAGCTGATCGAGGTCGTCCGCCGCCTGGAGGCGGGCGGCACGACACTGGAGGAGTCGCTCGCCCTGTGGGAGCGCGGCGAGGAGCTGGCGAAGGTGTGCCGCCGCTGGCTGGACGGCGCCCGGGCGCGCCTGGACGCGGCGCTGGCGGAGGGGTCGCCGGAGAACGGCGAAGCGGAGCAGGAGTAG
- the ppgK gene encoding polyphosphate--glucose phosphotransferase — protein sequence MRVFGVDIGGSGIKGAPVDLERGELADERYKVLTPHPATPEAVADCVREVVDHFGWTGPVGATFPGVVTGGTTRTAANVDKRWIGTDAAALLTGRLGGDTGGSPVTLLNDADAAGLAEMQFGAGRGRNGTVVVLTFGTGIGSAVFIDGRLVPNTELGHLELHGHDAEKRASTKAKEDEELNWQQWAHRVQKYLAHVEMLFSPALFVIGGGVSRKAEKFLPLIEGIRAEIVPARLQNDAGIVGAAMAARPSAAGSTGAAQAAPATGAPPAAGGSPAGNGPGPAARTRPAPGPTPADRAPSAAVDSPVGWPDGRR from the coding sequence ATGAGGGTCTTCGGTGTGGACATCGGCGGATCGGGCATCAAAGGCGCCCCGGTCGATCTGGAACGCGGCGAGCTGGCCGACGAGCGTTACAAGGTACTGACGCCGCACCCGGCCACCCCCGAGGCGGTCGCCGACTGCGTCAGGGAGGTCGTGGACCACTTCGGGTGGACCGGCCCGGTCGGCGCGACCTTCCCCGGTGTGGTCACCGGCGGGACGACCAGGACGGCCGCCAACGTCGACAAGCGCTGGATCGGCACGGACGCCGCCGCGCTGCTCACCGGCCGGCTCGGCGGCGACACCGGCGGCAGCCCGGTCACCCTGCTCAACGACGCGGACGCCGCGGGCCTGGCCGAGATGCAGTTCGGCGCCGGCCGGGGCCGCAATGGCACGGTCGTCGTCCTCACCTTCGGCACCGGCATCGGCAGCGCCGTCTTCATCGACGGCCGGCTGGTCCCCAACACCGAGCTGGGCCACCTGGAGCTGCACGGCCACGACGCCGAGAAGCGTGCCTCCACCAAGGCCAAGGAGGACGAGGAGCTCAACTGGCAGCAGTGGGCGCACCGGGTCCAGAAGTACCTTGCCCACGTGGAGATGCTCTTCTCGCCCGCCCTGTTCGTGATCGGCGGCGGGGTGAGCCGCAAGGCGGAGAAGTTCCTGCCGCTGATCGAGGGGATCAGGGCCGAGATCGTGCCGGCGCGGCTGCAGAACGACGCGGGGATCGTGGGGGCCGCCATGGCCGCGCGGCCCTCCGCCGCCGGCTCCACCGGAGCCGCCCAGGCCGCGCCCGCTACCGGCGCGCCGCCTGCCGCGGGCGGCTCCCCGGCCGGGAACGGTCCGGGGCCCGCGGCGCGGACCCGTCCGGCCCCGGGGCCGACGCCCGCGGACCGGGCCCCGAGCGCCGCTGTCGACTCACCGGTCGGCTGGCCCGACGGCCGGCGATGA
- a CDS encoding type II toxin-antitoxin system Phd/YefM family antitoxin: MSITASEARKALFPLIKKVNDDHEAIEIVSKHGNAVLVSAEDYAALREGSYLLRSPANARRLLKAYENALGDINVSERELIDPDATDPAEGAA, encoded by the coding sequence ATGTCGATAACTGCGAGCGAAGCCCGCAAGGCTCTCTTTCCACTGATCAAGAAGGTCAATGACGATCACGAGGCCATCGAGATTGTCTCCAAGCACGGCAATGCTGTGCTCGTCTCGGCCGAGGATTACGCGGCACTGCGCGAGGGCTCGTACCTGCTGCGTTCCCCTGCGAACGCGCGGCGACTGCTCAAGGCGTACGAGAACGCCCTGGGCGACATCAACGTCTCGGAGCGCGAGCTGATCGATCCGGATGCTACGGATCCTGCTGAGGGTGCTGCGTGA
- a CDS encoding serine/threonine-protein kinase encodes MMMGPRDGRRFVGLGGRFELVDHMGSGGFGDVWRARDAMLGREVALKFLALDRLAGPRPDPERVRQIRERFARESLIAAKVDSPYVASIYDCDMDNETPFLVMEYVDGEPLNAHVGITPLPLARTCRWSGQIAQGLAAAHDQSVVHRDIKPGNVLVREADSDVRLVDFGLSRFVDATETRSAAGTPLYMSPERCRAEPGDERSDLYSLGCVMYEMVTGWPPFGDTRADPVALTQAHQNKAPTPPRARVAGVPPTLEKLIMTLLAKDPQHRPRNARAVVHAIKEIEQDLDASGAEQRAHGPAPGSDASGNGFADQLSAAELTVRRLIWKHGQDHALVITARMELADLTGHSGDVRGAAELYDRLGQDCSTWFGPGHSRTLDAFEGMARWVSA; translated from the coding sequence ATGATGATGGGTCCCCGCGACGGCCGCCGCTTCGTCGGTCTGGGCGGCCGCTTCGAACTGGTCGACCACATGGGTAGCGGCGGATTCGGAGACGTTTGGCGTGCCCGCGACGCGATGCTCGGCCGCGAAGTAGCTCTGAAATTCCTCGCCTTAGACAGGCTGGCGGGGCCGCGGCCGGATCCGGAGCGGGTCCGGCAAATACGTGAGCGGTTCGCGCGCGAGAGCCTGATCGCTGCCAAGGTCGACAGCCCGTATGTCGCCAGCATTTACGACTGTGACATGGACAACGAGACGCCATTCCTCGTCATGGAATACGTGGACGGTGAGCCGCTGAACGCCCATGTGGGCATCACCCCCCTACCACTGGCACGTACCTGTCGTTGGAGCGGTCAGATTGCCCAGGGCCTCGCCGCCGCTCACGACCAGAGCGTCGTCCACCGTGACATCAAACCCGGCAATGTGCTCGTGCGGGAGGCCGACAGCGACGTACGCCTCGTCGACTTCGGTCTGTCCCGTTTCGTCGACGCTACCGAGACACGCAGCGCGGCTGGCACACCGCTGTACATGTCACCCGAGCGGTGCCGCGCCGAGCCTGGCGACGAACGCAGCGACCTGTACTCACTCGGCTGCGTGATGTACGAAATGGTCACTGGATGGCCACCATTCGGCGACACCCGCGCCGATCCCGTCGCTCTCACCCAAGCCCACCAGAACAAGGCGCCCACGCCGCCGCGAGCGCGGGTGGCAGGAGTGCCACCGACACTCGAAAAACTGATCATGACACTACTCGCCAAGGATCCCCAGCACCGGCCCCGCAACGCGCGCGCGGTCGTCCATGCGATCAAGGAGATCGAACAGGACCTCGACGCTTCCGGAGCAGAGCAACGTGCTCACGGCCCCGCACCGGGCTCGGACGCGTCCGGCAACGGCTTTGCGGATCAACTCAGCGCTGCCGAACTCACCGTACGGCGGCTTATCTGGAAGCACGGCCAAGACCATGCTCTGGTCATCACAGCGCGCATGGAACTTGCCGACCTCACCGGGCATAGCGGTGACGTGCGCGGAGCCGCCGAACTGTACGACCGTCTCGGTCAGGACTGCAGCACCTGGTTCGGTCCGGGGCACAGTCGCACGCTCGACGCCTTTGAAGGTATGGCGCGGTGGGTCAGCGCTTAA
- the xseA gene encoding exodeoxyribonuclease VII large subunit, with amino-acid sequence MAVSTSPEAPIPVGEVSRLIGGWIDRLGAVWVEGQITQLSRRPGAGVVFLTLRDPSHDISVSVTCYRQVFDKVSEVVSEGARVVVHAKPEWYAPRGQLSLRAAEIRPVGVGELLARLEQLKRTLTAEGLFAAERKRPLPFLPQLIGLVCGRASAAERDVLENARHRWPAVRFEVRNVPVQGVHAVPQVIAAVQELDALPEVDVIIVARGGGSVEDLLPFSDEQLVRAVAEARTPVVSAIGHEPDSPLLDLVADLRASTPTDAAKKVVPDVGEELARVRQLRERARRALGGFLDREERGLAAALQRPSIQHPQRMVEQREEQVTALLERGRRTLGHLLDRADSELVHTLARVVALSPKATLQRGYAVLQRPDGAAVRAPSEVAVDEELRARVAEGEFRVRVAAVPGADFEQTVPTRADS; translated from the coding sequence ATGGCTGTCTCTACGTCTCCGGAAGCGCCGATCCCGGTCGGCGAGGTGTCCCGACTCATCGGCGGGTGGATCGACCGACTCGGCGCGGTGTGGGTCGAGGGGCAGATCACCCAGCTCTCGCGGCGGCCGGGCGCGGGCGTGGTGTTCCTGACGCTGCGCGACCCGTCGCACGACATCTCGGTGAGCGTGACGTGCTACCGCCAGGTCTTCGACAAGGTCTCCGAGGTGGTGAGCGAGGGCGCCCGGGTGGTGGTGCACGCCAAGCCGGAGTGGTACGCCCCGCGCGGTCAGCTGTCGCTGCGGGCCGCCGAGATCCGACCGGTCGGGGTGGGTGAACTCCTCGCCAGGCTGGAGCAGTTGAAGCGGACGCTGACCGCCGAGGGGCTGTTCGCGGCGGAGCGCAAGCGCCCGCTGCCGTTCCTGCCGCAGCTGATCGGGCTGGTCTGCGGCCGGGCCAGCGCCGCCGAGCGCGATGTGCTGGAGAACGCCCGGCACCGTTGGCCGGCGGTCCGCTTCGAGGTGCGCAATGTGCCGGTGCAGGGGGTGCACGCGGTGCCGCAGGTGATCGCCGCGGTGCAGGAGCTGGACGCACTGCCCGAGGTGGACGTGATCATCGTGGCGCGCGGCGGCGGCAGCGTGGAGGACCTGCTGCCGTTCTCCGACGAGCAGTTGGTGCGGGCGGTGGCGGAGGCGCGCACGCCGGTGGTCTCGGCGATCGGCCACGAGCCGGACAGCCCGCTGCTGGACCTGGTTGCCGACCTGCGCGCCTCGACGCCGACGGACGCGGCGAAGAAGGTGGTGCCGGACGTGGGCGAGGAGCTGGCCCGGGTCCGTCAACTGCGGGAGCGGGCCCGGCGCGCGCTCGGCGGCTTCCTGGACCGCGAGGAGCGGGGCCTTGCGGCGGCGCTGCAGCGCCCGTCGATACAGCATCCGCAGCGGATGGTGGAGCAGCGCGAGGAGCAGGTCACCGCCCTGCTGGAGCGCGGCCGCCGGACGCTGGGCCATCTGCTGGACCGCGCGGACTCCGAGCTGGTGCACACGTTGGCGCGGGTGGTGGCGCTCTCCCCCAAGGCGACTCTCCAGCGTGGTTACGCGGTGCTCCAGCGGCCGGACGGGGCGGCGGTGCGCGCGCCGTCCGAGGTGGCGGTGGACGAGGAGCTGCGGGCCCGGGTGGCCGAGGGCGAGTTCCGGGTGCGGGTGGCCGCGGTCCCGGGTGCGGATTTCGAGCAGACGGTTCCGACCAGGGCGGACTCATAG